The following proteins come from a genomic window of Nocardiopsis sp. YSL2:
- the leuA gene encoding 2-isopropylmalate synthase, protein MVPQQKTSPMPFHRYEPFAPVDLPDRTWPTKTITEAPRWLSTDLRDGNQALIEPMDSARKHEMFQLLVRMGYKEIEVGFPSASQTDFDFVRSLIEDDLIPDDVQISVLTQAREDLIERTVQSLVGAKRATVHLYNATAPTFRRVVFRVDREACKNIAVEGTRHVMRFAEQYLGETEYFGYEYSPEIFVDTELDFALEVCEAVMDVWQPGPGREIILNLPATVERATPNVYADQIEWMSRNLTRREHVVLSVHPHNDRGTGVASAELAVMGGADRVEGCLFGHGERTGNVCLVTLGMNLFSQGVDPEIDFSDIDEIRRTVEHCTQLPVAPRHPYGGDLVYTAFSGSHQDAIKKGFTALEETAEAAGTPVDEYTWDVPYLPIDPKDVGRNYEAVIRVNSQSGKGGVSYIMQRDHSLDLPRRLQIEFSQVIQGFTDAEGGEFPAGRIWEIFSDTYLSEQGPVAVLAHRSTTAEDGTYRIEADARVNGEIRELTGTGNGPISAFCDALTDVDVKVRVMDYVEHSMGGDGEARAAAYVEAEIDGRVVWGVGIHSSITTASLKALCSAIGRA, encoded by the coding sequence ATGGTGCCGCAGCAGAAGACCAGCCCTATGCCCTTCCACCGTTATGAGCCCTTCGCTCCGGTGGACCTGCCGGACCGCACCTGGCCGACGAAGACCATCACCGAGGCGCCCCGCTGGCTGTCCACGGACCTGCGCGACGGCAACCAGGCGCTGATCGAGCCGATGGACTCCGCGCGCAAGCACGAGATGTTCCAGCTGCTGGTGCGCATGGGATACAAGGAGATCGAGGTCGGCTTCCCCTCCGCCAGCCAGACCGACTTCGACTTCGTACGGTCCCTGATCGAGGACGACCTGATCCCCGACGACGTCCAGATCTCCGTACTGACCCAGGCCCGCGAGGACCTGATCGAGCGCACCGTGCAGAGCCTGGTCGGCGCCAAGCGCGCCACCGTCCACCTGTACAACGCGACCGCGCCGACCTTCCGCCGCGTCGTCTTCCGGGTCGACCGGGAGGCCTGCAAGAACATCGCCGTCGAGGGCACCCGCCACGTCATGCGGTTCGCCGAGCAGTACCTGGGCGAGACCGAGTACTTCGGCTACGAGTACTCGCCCGAGATCTTCGTCGACACCGAACTGGACTTCGCCCTGGAGGTCTGCGAGGCGGTCATGGACGTCTGGCAGCCCGGCCCGGGCCGCGAGATCATCCTGAACCTGCCCGCCACGGTCGAGCGCGCCACCCCCAACGTCTACGCCGACCAGATCGAGTGGATGAGCCGCAACCTGACCCGTCGCGAGCACGTGGTCCTGTCCGTCCACCCGCACAACGACCGGGGCACCGGTGTGGCCTCCGCCGAACTGGCGGTCATGGGCGGGGCCGACCGCGTCGAGGGCTGCCTGTTCGGGCACGGTGAACGCACCGGCAACGTCTGCCTGGTCACCCTGGGGATGAACCTGTTCAGCCAGGGCGTGGACCCCGAGATCGACTTCTCCGACATCGACGAGATCCGCCGCACGGTCGAGCACTGCACCCAGCTGCCGGTCGCCCCGCGCCACCCCTACGGCGGCGACCTGGTCTACACGGCCTTCTCCGGCTCCCACCAGGACGCCATCAAGAAGGGCTTCACGGCGCTGGAGGAGACGGCGGAGGCCGCCGGGACCCCGGTCGACGAGTACACCTGGGACGTGCCCTACCTGCCGATCGACCCCAAGGACGTCGGGCGCAACTACGAGGCGGTCATCCGCGTCAACAGCCAGTCCGGCAAGGGCGGCGTCTCCTACATCATGCAGCGCGACCACTCGCTGGACCTGCCGCGTCGCCTGCAGATCGAGTTCTCCCAGGTCATCCAGGGCTTCACCGACGCCGAGGGCGGCGAGTTCCCGGCCGGGCGCATCTGGGAGATCTTCTCCGACACCTACCTGTCCGAGCAGGGCCCGGTCGCGGTGCTGGCCCACCGCTCCACCACCGCCGAGGACGGCACCTACCGGATCGAGGCCGACGCCCGCGTCAACGGCGAGATCCGCGAGCTGACCGGCACCGGCAACGGCCCGATCTCCGCCTTCTGCGACGCCCTGACCGACGTCGACGTCAAGGTCCGCGTCATGGACTACGTGGAGCACTCCATGGGCGGTGACGGCGAGGCCCGCGCCGCAGCCTACGTCGAGGCCGAGATCGACGGCCGCGTCGTGTGGGGCGTGGGTATCCACAGCAGCATCACGACGGCCTCGCTGAAGGCGCTGTGCAGCGCCATCGGCCGCGCCTGA
- a CDS encoding CAP domain-containing protein: MARGRRGKRRKSAHERRSGRDGRHRLLPLAAGIAAVPVGAVLAGALLVTDPADRLNPFTNTSDGSAASAGSEGTGDSGGATGDAVRAPDADDGSDFFEDPTGTPRESAPGTDGSVAAEVTASASAVPEEEQEESPEDTGGERAESGGGSSGGSGSGGSADSGSGGDSVTAASSQVTRVVELVNSERADAGCGSLRVDDRLTAAAQEHSEDMDARGYMAHESPEGEGPGDRAARHGYDAWGAENVAKGQQNAQQVMDAWMNSPGHRANILNCDLVAIGVGESGNAWTQLFGWE, from the coding sequence ATGGCGCGTGGCCGCAGAGGCAAGCGCAGGAAGAGCGCTCACGAACGCCGCTCGGGCCGGGACGGACGACACCGTCTCCTGCCCCTGGCGGCGGGCATCGCCGCGGTCCCGGTGGGGGCCGTCCTGGCCGGGGCGCTCCTCGTGACCGACCCGGCCGACCGGCTGAACCCGTTCACGAACACGTCCGACGGATCCGCGGCCTCCGCCGGGTCCGAGGGCACCGGCGACTCCGGCGGCGCGACGGGCGACGCGGTGCGCGCCCCGGACGCCGACGACGGCTCGGACTTCTTCGAGGACCCCACCGGCACGCCCCGCGAGTCCGCTCCCGGGACGGACGGCTCCGTCGCGGCGGAGGTCACGGCCTCGGCCTCGGCCGTCCCCGAGGAGGAGCAGGAGGAGAGCCCCGAGGACACCGGCGGGGAGCGCGCTGAGAGCGGCGGCGGGAGCAGTGGGGGCAGCGGCAGCGGTGGGAGCGCCGACAGCGGTAGCGGCGGCGACTCGGTCACCGCGGCGAGCTCACAGGTCACCCGGGTCGTGGAGCTGGTGAACTCCGAGCGCGCGGACGCGGGCTGCGGCTCGCTGCGGGTGGACGACAGGCTCACCGCCGCCGCCCAGGAGCACAGCGAGGACATGGACGCCCGGGGCTACATGGCCCACGAGAGCCCCGAGGGCGAGGGTCCCGGGGACCGGGCGGCCCGGCACGGCTACGACGCCTGGGGCGCCGAGAACGTCGCCAAGGGACAGCAGAACGCCCAGCAGGTGATGGACGCCTGGATGAACAGCCCGGGCCACCGCGCCAACATCCTCAACTGCGACCTCGTCGCGATCGGTGTCGGCGAGTCGGGCAACGCGTGGACCCAGTTGTTCGGCTGGGAGTAG
- the recO gene encoding DNA repair protein RecO codes for MSLYRDEGVVLRTQKLGEADRIVTLLTRRTGLVRAVGKGVRRTKSRFGARLEPCTHVDVQLHTGRTLDVITQAETLRPYGESVVSDYSRYTAATAMLETAEKIVAVEKDPALRQFLLLIGALRTLGEGSHDSRLVLDAYLLRSLAVAGYTPALGECARCGSRGEHRAFAVHAGGMVCSVCRPHGSVHPSPETPRLMSALLGGDWESADASQDRHRSECSGLVAAYLQWHLENGIRSLRHVERS; via the coding sequence GTGAGTCTCTACCGCGACGAGGGCGTCGTTCTACGTACCCAGAAACTGGGCGAGGCCGACCGCATCGTCACCCTGCTGACCCGGCGCACCGGACTGGTCCGGGCCGTCGGCAAGGGCGTGCGCCGTACCAAGTCGCGCTTCGGCGCCCGTCTGGAACCGTGCACCCACGTGGACGTCCAACTCCACACCGGCAGGACCCTGGACGTCATCACCCAGGCCGAGACGCTGCGCCCCTACGGCGAGTCGGTGGTCTCCGACTACTCCCGCTACACGGCCGCCACCGCCATGCTGGAGACCGCGGAGAAGATCGTCGCCGTGGAGAAGGACCCGGCCCTGCGCCAGTTCCTCCTGCTCATCGGTGCCCTGCGCACCCTGGGGGAGGGGTCCCACGACTCCCGCCTGGTGCTCGACGCCTATCTGCTCCGCTCGCTGGCCGTGGCGGGGTACACCCCCGCGCTGGGGGAGTGCGCGCGCTGCGGCAGCAGGGGGGAGCACCGCGCGTTCGCGGTGCACGCCGGCGGTATGGTCTGCTCGGTGTGCCGTCCGCACGGCTCCGTGCACCCGTCGCCCGAGACGCCGAGACTGATGTCGGCGCTGCTCGGAGGGGACTGGGAGAGCGCGGACGCCAGTCAGGACCGGCACCGCTCCGAGTGCAGTGGGTTGGTCGCGGCCTATCTACAGTGGCACCTGGAGAACGGAATCCGATCACTGCGCCACGTGGAGCGTTCTTGA
- a CDS encoding isoprenyl transferase, giving the protein MSLFNFDADKRRQYAAPVPHPSGARPPELPADLVPRHVAVVMDGNGRWAKERGLPRTEGHKAGESSLFDVIEGALEMGIPNLSAYAFSTENWKRSPDEVRFLMGFNRDTIRNRRDELHARGVRIRWAGRAGMLWKSVIKELKEAEELSKDNTRMTLQFCVNYGGRAEIADAARELARQAAAGRISPEKITEDAIARHMYVPDMPDVDLFVRSSGEQRTSNFLLWQSAYAEFVFLDTLWPDFDRRHLWRACEIYASRDRRYGGAVPNPVGDPVGESVPEEEK; this is encoded by the coding sequence TTGAGCCTGTTCAACTTCGACGCCGACAAGCGGCGGCAGTACGCCGCGCCCGTCCCGCACCCCAGCGGGGCGCGACCGCCGGAGCTGCCCGCCGACCTCGTGCCCCGGCACGTGGCCGTGGTCATGGACGGCAACGGCCGCTGGGCCAAGGAGCGCGGGCTGCCGCGCACCGAGGGCCACAAGGCGGGGGAGTCCTCCCTCTTCGACGTGATCGAGGGCGCTCTGGAGATGGGCATCCCCAACCTGTCGGCGTACGCCTTCTCCACGGAGAACTGGAAGCGCTCGCCCGACGAGGTGCGCTTCCTGATGGGTTTCAACCGCGACACCATCCGCAACCGGCGCGACGAACTGCACGCCCGCGGCGTGCGGATCCGGTGGGCCGGGCGCGCCGGAATGCTGTGGAAGAGCGTCATCAAGGAACTCAAGGAAGCCGAGGAGCTGTCCAAGGACAACACCCGGATGACCCTGCAGTTCTGCGTCAACTACGGCGGGCGCGCGGAGATCGCCGACGCCGCCCGTGAACTGGCACGCCAGGCCGCGGCGGGCCGGATCTCCCCGGAGAAGATCACCGAGGACGCCATCGCCCGCCACATGTACGTGCCGGACATGCCGGACGTGGACCTGTTCGTGCGCTCCTCCGGCGAGCAGCGCACGTCCAACTTCCTGCTCTGGCAGTCCGCCTACGCCGAGTTCGTGTTCCTCGACACCCTCTGGCCCGACTTCGACCGCCGCCACCTGTGGCGGGCCTGTGAGATCTACGCGAGCCGGGATCGCCGCTACGGCGGCGCCGTGCCCAACCCGGTGGGCGACCCGGTGGGCGAGTCCGTTCCGGAAGAGGAGAAGTGA
- a CDS encoding SGNH/GDSL hydrolase family protein gives MSVVSVGDSFTEGVGDPYPANAHADGTGAAEDVVFRGWADRLAEHLADHLGEIRYANLAVRGKLMRQIVTDQVPVALEMAPDLVTLCAGGNDLLRPAGDPERMAKVLDATVARLRAQGSQVVLFTGVNVSTGYMRGTIGLFARYYMNVRAIADKYDCFLVDQWSMGVLTDSRAWDDDRLHMSPEGHRRLALRVAEVLGVPTAERWDAPWPETTPVSWAQARKEDLTWVRESLGPWIGRRLTGRSSGDSVTPKRPELTPLTKDRS, from the coding sequence ATGTCAGTGGTGTCGGTGGGGGACAGCTTCACCGAGGGCGTGGGCGACCCCTACCCCGCGAACGCGCACGCGGACGGCACGGGAGCGGCCGAGGACGTGGTCTTCCGCGGCTGGGCCGACCGTCTCGCCGAGCACCTCGCCGACCACCTCGGCGAGATCCGCTACGCCAACCTGGCCGTACGCGGCAAGCTCATGCGCCAGATCGTCACCGACCAGGTCCCGGTCGCCCTGGAGATGGCCCCCGACCTGGTCACCCTGTGCGCGGGCGGCAACGACCTGCTGCGCCCGGCCGGCGACCCCGAGCGGATGGCCAAGGTGCTGGACGCCACGGTGGCCCGCCTGCGCGCCCAGGGCAGCCAGGTCGTGCTCTTCACCGGGGTCAACGTCTCCACCGGCTACATGCGCGGAACCATCGGCCTGTTCGCGCGCTACTACATGAACGTGCGCGCCATCGCCGACAAGTACGACTGCTTCCTCGTCGACCAGTGGTCGATGGGCGTCCTCACCGACTCCCGCGCCTGGGACGACGACCGGCTGCACATGTCGCCGGAGGGACACCGCCGCCTGGCGCTGCGCGTCGCCGAGGTGCTGGGCGTGCCCACGGCCGAGCGCTGGGACGCGCCCTGGCCCGAGACGACACCGGTGAGCTGGGCCCAGGCGCGCAAGGAGGACCTGACGTGGGTCCGCGAGTCCTTGGGGCCGTGGATCGGCCGCCGCCTGACCGGGCGCTCCTCGGGTGACTCGGTGACCCCCAAGCGCCCGGAGCTCACCCCGCTCACCAAGGACCGGAGCTGA
- a CDS encoding SGNH/GDSL hydrolase family protein, whose protein sequence is MSGFGNSDLTQKDIISYVALGDSFTEGMSDPYPDSDSVPNGRYRGWADRVAEHLARHVGEVRYANLAVRGRLAGRIMTEQVPRAVELSPDLITLCAGGNDIIRPGGDPDATAQLVEAGVARLSGTGARLVLFTGFDTGSLSVMRHLRGKVSTYNMHLRAIADKYDCDVVDMWSMRVLSDPRAWSWDRLHFSTEGHRRIALRVCEVLGVPVDEDWGAPWPPAEPRDWRSARQEDLHWAREYLVPWIGRRLTGRSSGDGLSAKRPNLEPCSPCE, encoded by the coding sequence ATGAGCGGCTTTGGGAACAGTGATCTGACGCAGAAGGACATCATCTCCTACGTCGCCCTCGGTGACAGTTTCACCGAGGGCATGAGCGACCCCTACCCCGACAGCGACAGTGTGCCCAACGGCCGCTACCGGGGCTGGGCGGACCGGGTCGCCGAGCACCTGGCGCGCCACGTCGGCGAGGTCCGCTACGCCAACCTCGCCGTGCGCGGCAGGCTCGCCGGCCGCATCATGACCGAGCAGGTACCCCGGGCGGTCGAGCTCTCCCCGGACCTCATCACCCTGTGCGCGGGCGGCAACGACATCATCCGCCCCGGCGGCGACCCGGACGCCACCGCCCAGCTCGTCGAGGCCGGGGTGGCCCGGCTCAGCGGGACCGGTGCCCGCCTGGTGCTCTTCACCGGTTTCGACACCGGTTCCCTGTCGGTCATGCGCCACCTGCGCGGCAAGGTGTCCACGTACAACATGCACCTGCGCGCCATCGCGGACAAGTACGACTGCGACGTCGTCGACATGTGGAGCATGCGCGTGCTCTCCGACCCGCGTGCGTGGAGCTGGGACCGGCTGCACTTCTCGACCGAGGGGCACCGCCGCATCGCGCTGCGCGTGTGCGAGGTCCTGGGTGTGCCCGTGGACGAGGACTGGGGCGCGCCCTGGCCGCCGGCCGAGCCGCGCGACTGGCGGTCGGCCCGCCAGGAGGACCTGCACTGGGCCCGCGAGTACCTGGTGCCGTGGATCGGCCGCCGCCTCACCGGCCGTTCCTCCGGCGACGGTCTGAGCGCCAAGCGCCCCAACCTGGAGCCCTGCTCGCCCTGCGAGTGA
- a CDS encoding Fur family transcriptional regulator, whose translation MSTRREAVRQTLSESSGFRSAQDLYADLRADGSKIGLTTVYRALQALSDSGEIDVLRNDDGEAVYRACGTETHHHHLVCRVCGTAVEIEGPTVESWAAETGAKHGFTDVTHTVEVFGTCPRCSS comes from the coding sequence ATGAGTACACGACGCGAGGCCGTTCGCCAGACACTGTCCGAGTCCTCCGGTTTCCGCAGCGCGCAGGACCTCTACGCGGACCTGCGGGCCGATGGCTCCAAGATCGGCCTGACCACGGTCTACCGCGCCCTGCAGGCGCTGAGCGACTCCGGCGAGATCGACGTACTGCGCAACGACGACGGCGAGGCCGTCTACCGGGCCTGTGGAACGGAGACCCATCACCACCACCTGGTGTGCCGCGTATGCGGCACCGCGGTGGAGATCGAGGGCCCGACGGTCGAGTCCTGGGCGGCAGAGACCGGCGCCAAGCACGGGTTCACCGACGTCACGCACACGGTCGAGGTGTTCGGTACCTGCCCGCGCTGCTCGTCCTGA
- a CDS encoding metal ABC transporter permease, with protein sequence MTELLQYEFMRRALLAAVLVGLVTPVIGTFLVQRRLALLGDGIGHVALTGVALGLLTSTSPVLTAAAVATLGAILMEAVRVRTRASGEVALALLFYGGIAGGVLLIGLTPGASNATLTAYLFGSVSTVEEQDIWVVAVLAAAVVAVVAVFGRQLFVLCQDEDVARAHGLPVRFLSILLAVTAALTVVIAMRVVGLLMVSALMIVPVAAAQQLTRSFRVTMGLAVAIGLVSSVGGLSTAFYSDLAPGATIVLIALSVFCVAVASAGLARRRGRRRAGSPRRPEGPFEADTMPQTARGG encoded by the coding sequence GTGACTGAACTTCTCCAGTACGAGTTCATGCGCCGCGCGCTGCTCGCCGCCGTACTGGTGGGACTCGTCACCCCGGTCATCGGTACCTTCCTCGTCCAGCGCCGCCTCGCGCTGCTGGGCGACGGCATCGGCCACGTCGCACTGACCGGCGTGGCGCTGGGCCTGCTGACCAGCACCTCCCCCGTCCTGACCGCGGCCGCGGTGGCCACCCTGGGCGCCATCCTCATGGAGGCGGTGCGGGTGCGCACGCGGGCCAGCGGGGAGGTCGCCCTGGCTCTGCTGTTCTACGGCGGTATCGCGGGCGGCGTCCTGCTCATCGGTCTGACCCCCGGTGCCAGCAACGCGACACTGACCGCCTACCTGTTCGGCTCGGTGAGCACCGTGGAGGAACAGGACATCTGGGTGGTGGCCGTGCTGGCCGCCGCCGTCGTGGCGGTGGTGGCGGTGTTCGGGCGCCAGCTCTTCGTGCTGTGCCAGGACGAGGACGTCGCCCGCGCGCACGGACTGCCGGTGCGCTTCCTGAGCATCCTGCTGGCGGTCACCGCCGCGCTGACCGTCGTGATCGCGATGCGTGTGGTGGGCCTGCTGATGGTCAGCGCGCTGATGATCGTGCCCGTGGCCGCCGCACAGCAGTTGACCAGGAGTTTCCGGGTGACGATGGGGCTGGCCGTGGCCATCGGCCTGGTGTCCTCGGTCGGCGGGTTGTCCACGGCCTTCTACTCCGACCTGGCGCCCGGCGCCACCATCGTGTTGATCGCGCTGTCGGTGTTCTGCGTCGCCGTCGCCTCCGCCGGGCTCGCCCGTCGGCGGGGCCGGCGCCGCGCGGGAAGCCCCCGGCGACCGGAGGGGCCGTTCGAGGCCGATACGATGCCCCAGACCGCGCGGGGAGGATGA
- a CDS encoding metal ABC transporter ATP-binding protein produces MGAAGHDPDVPPAFRITDAVVGYDGTPVLHGVDLDVPVGQTIAVMGPNGSGKSTLMRAMLGIAPLSSGRILVHGTPLRRFRDWHRIGYVPQRLTAGGAVPATVREIVASGQVAARRLLSLPTRADRAAIDEALETVGLADRARDSVRELSGGQQQRVLIARALAGRPDTFVMDEPMAGVDAENQRELARTIEHLRGTGATVVLVLHELGPLEDVIERAVVLDDGRIAHDGHRAPAATGACARPGHEHQHPHPDPNDPDPRAAGAEPAPADLIRLEVPGSD; encoded by the coding sequence ATGGGGGCCGCGGGCCACGATCCCGACGTACCACCCGCCTTCCGGATCACCGACGCCGTCGTGGGCTACGACGGCACGCCGGTGCTCCACGGCGTGGACCTCGACGTCCCCGTGGGGCAGACGATCGCCGTCATGGGCCCCAACGGGTCGGGGAAGTCCACGCTCATGCGCGCGATGCTCGGCATCGCACCGCTCTCCTCCGGCCGGATCCTGGTCCACGGAACACCGCTGCGGCGCTTCCGCGACTGGCACCGGATCGGCTACGTGCCCCAGCGGCTCACCGCCGGCGGCGCGGTCCCCGCCACGGTCCGCGAGATCGTGGCCTCGGGCCAGGTCGCCGCACGCCGACTGCTGTCCCTGCCCACCCGCGCCGACCGCGCGGCCATCGACGAGGCCCTGGAGACCGTCGGCCTGGCCGACCGGGCGCGCGACTCCGTCCGGGAGCTGTCGGGCGGCCAGCAGCAGCGCGTGCTCATCGCCCGCGCGCTGGCCGGGCGACCGGACACCTTCGTCATGGACGAGCCCATGGCCGGCGTCGACGCGGAGAACCAGCGCGAGCTGGCACGCACCATCGAGCACCTGCGCGGGACCGGGGCCACCGTCGTGCTGGTCCTGCACGAGCTGGGCCCTCTGGAGGACGTGATCGAGCGCGCCGTCGTCCTGGACGACGGCCGGATCGCGCACGACGGCCACCGGGCGCCCGCCGCCACCGGGGCGTGCGCGCGCCCGGGGCACGAGCACCAGCACCCCCACCCCGACCCCAACGACCCCGACCCGCGGGCGGCCGGCGCGGAGCCCGCACCCGCGGACCTGATCCGACTCGAGGTACCCGGCAGTGACTGA
- a CDS encoding DUF6703 family protein, producing the protein MASPEHGDEQRPVPGRPLPDGEAFYTPGAGRLRATVERRSAVPLVWLHRQPRWLPPLALGALFIAGLMAPGLVGALCLLAVSVFFSWLAFLTWPTLDRQQRVPRVIMVVVVLVLTVARFLGF; encoded by the coding sequence ATGGCCTCTCCCGAGCACGGCGACGAACAGCGGCCCGTTCCCGGCCGCCCCCTCCCCGACGGCGAAGCGTTCTACACCCCCGGAGCCGGACGGCTGCGCGCGACGGTGGAACGGCGCAGCGCCGTCCCCCTCGTGTGGCTGCACCGCCAGCCGCGCTGGCTGCCGCCGCTGGCACTGGGCGCCCTGTTCATCGCCGGCCTGATGGCACCGGGCCTGGTGGGCGCACTGTGCCTGCTCGCGGTGTCGGTGTTCTTCTCCTGGCTGGCGTTCCTCACCTGGCCCACGCTGGACCGGCAGCAGCGGGTGCCGCGCGTGATCATGGTGGTGGTCGTGCTGGTGCTGACGGTGGCGCGGTTCCTGGGGTTCTGA